Part of the Solanum pennellii chromosome 10, SPENNV200 genome is shown below.
AGTAAAGCATATTAGTACCTAAagtaaaaatgatttaaaacatATTAGTACCTAAAGAGGTAAACTTAAATTATTCCTTTCAACCTGTTTATctaattcttcaaattttaaatttctgtTGGCTTAAAGCATATTAGTACCTGAAGTAATTTGACTTGAAGCATATTAGTGCttttaaagtaaaaatcaaacagataaacttaaattattagtaattttttctgttaaattatttttcataaaatatagtactccaaataaattaaatttctccTAATAATTGTCATTTCTTTTAAGAATTAGTGTTCcatatttgttaaaatattattattaaaaatgtaaCCCCTCAGATTAAAACACatcttttttttccatatttgtttaaagataataatttctatttattattaaaaatagaacCCCTCAAATATGAAAGGCTAAAACGTACTTCTTTATAAAACTATGGAGCCAACACGCCACCACGATACGTAAACGTACCTATCCAGAAGTGAACTGCCGTGAAACAAAACAACTATAGGAAGAGTaccactttatttattttatttaatttggtgTCAAATCTTAAAAGCCAACACCCACACAAAAGTGTGTTATCATATCACTTCCctaataacaaaacaaaaaaaaaagaaaacatgaaaATTAAAAGCAACTAGCTTCATTTCTCCTCCTTTTCTTCTAGAAAGTTGTATGATTGCCAGTGGCACCATAACCAGTAGTTCCAGTTCCAGTTGTAGCAGCTCCTTGTTTTTCAGCTGCATGTTGTGCTTTTGCATCTCTCTTACCCATCTCCGCCGCTGCAACCCTATCCTCTTTCTTCTCCGTCGCCATCTCTTTCTTCAACGGATCCCTCGTCGTCATCCTCTCCGCCTACACAAATAGAATTAACTATTATCgaaattaaaatcaatataattttacgaaaatgaaaatcaataaaatttaaacataataCGTAAAAATGACCTTAACTTAACAGACAATTTGAGTGTACACTTAAAAGTGCGCAAATGGACCATTAAACTGCGCAAATGGACGATTAGacacataaaattaaatgagtaaaaatatcatacatgacataatacatatagaACAGACGCCACACAAGAcatcaatatgccatataggctaTTATGTAGGACAAATGTGTCCACTTATTCGATCTTGTACCTAAAATAGGAGTATAATAAAGTTCACATATTCAAATACCTACTTCTGTACACTCAAAATGTTAAAATCATGATTATCAACtgatgttaaattaaaaatcaagtttatatacatttaaatttaatttgaccaaaataatttttaaacgAGTAATTAAACCTCATTtattaacttcaaattcaacTCAACTTAGTACATAaacaattatgaaaaaaaatctattaaagGTAAGGAATTGTAAACCTTCTCTTGAACATTGGCTTTGGTTTTCTCCATGCCAGCTTTGGCTGCAGATGCTGCGTCCTTTCCTGTCTgcatttttctgtttttcttcaCTTAATCAGTATAATTCGTTTTCTTCTTTCTAGAGTCTTTTGTAATTTcgttttattatgaaaattacGAAACAAAGTTTATATAGGAGTTGGATGGGTAACCTAGTGATGCCacgtaaatatttataaatgtaCACGTGGCGAGTCATGAGATGTAGAAACTTTGAGGTCTTGACACGTTTTGTTTTTAGTAATTGAATAGATAGACATGTTAACTCCTTTTTTGGATTTGTATCAACTAGCTAGTCCATGCAAAGATGACTTTGAACTCTATGTCTTTTATTATgtaatataaataatgattacttttttttagaaaaaaaaatgcagAGTAATTTCTGTGTTTGCTGGACAGACTAAAAttggaaatatattttttttatttgcataaaaatGAGAAACAAGAGAATTGATCGTCGATATAGTTATTTTACTATTGAATATGGAATAATAGAGTTACTAAAGAAAATTCACTTTACTATTGAAATATTCGATTATTGCTGTAACTGTAGTCTATTTGAGTATAGTGATGATGCACTTATCTTTGCTCTctattacttgttgagttaaAGCAAAGCTTTTGATAAGGTGTTCTGTTAAATTATACGTTTTTCGTTAAAATTATCTTTGCTCTctattacttgtt
Proteins encoded:
- the LOC107001737 gene encoding protein LE25, with amino-acid sequence MQTGKDAASAAKAGMEKTKANVQEKAERMTTRDPLKKEMATEKKEDRVAAAEMGKRDAKAQHAAEKQGAATTGTGTTGYGATGNHTTF